The following coding sequences are from one Leptospira mayottensis 200901116 window:
- the leuS gene encoding leucine--tRNA ligase, translated as MQYPFQEVESFWQKFWEENKSFQTNIRSSKPKFYCLDMFPYPSGAGLHVGHPEGYTATDILSRFKRMKGFEVLHPMGWDAFGLPAERYAMQTGIHPAITTKNNIDNFRRQIQMLGLSYDWSRELSTTDPNYYKFTQWIFIQLYQSWFNPELKKAESIETLVRKFSNNGSTGLDYKSFSAQEWEQFSLVEKEKILSDFRLVYQAEIPVNWCEALGTVLANEEVEEWVEKGYEVVRKPMRQYMMRITAYADRLLEDLKLVQWPSPTLEMQKNWIGKSEGLEITFPFKKPLKSGLDGIRIFTTRPDTIFGATYMVVAPEHPIVSEITTPEQKQKVEEYQKASSLKSDLDRMELTKEKTGVFTGTTVLNPADPSREIPVWISDYVLYGYGTGAIMAVPAHDQRDYEFAKTFGLEIFPVIEGEITDVAFDSKTSICIHSSSSEVSIDGLDYSSASSKIISWAESKKIGKKKTQFKLRDWLFARQRYWGEPIPLVHYPSGITKSIPESELPLELPNLEEFKPSGTGESPLALAKEWLQYKDPSTGEIGTRETNTMPQWAGSCWYYLRYIDPKNGKFFCDPELEKKWMPVDLYVGGSEHAVLHLLYSRFWHKFLYDIGVVSTQEPFAKLIHQGLILGEDKRKMSKSLGNVVNPDDVIREYGADSLRLFEMFMGPLEMVKPWSTRGVEGVFRFLNRVWRLFHTGEGESFRLDEIEPTTEELKILHKTIQKVGEDIPNFSFNTAISQLMIFVNEFTPSDRRPKEILETFILLLAPFAPHIAEELWKRSGRNKSLSTEKFPEADPQYLIESEILIVVQVNGKLRDEFKAPKDVSETDAISIAKNLDKIKGILDGKTIRKEIYIPGKLINLVIG; from the coding sequence ATGCAATATCCGTTTCAAGAAGTAGAATCTTTTTGGCAAAAATTCTGGGAAGAAAATAAAAGTTTTCAGACAAACATTCGGTCTTCTAAACCAAAATTCTACTGCTTGGATATGTTTCCTTATCCTTCCGGAGCAGGACTTCATGTGGGCCACCCGGAAGGTTATACTGCAACCGACATTCTTTCTCGATTCAAAAGAATGAAAGGTTTCGAAGTCTTACATCCCATGGGTTGGGACGCTTTCGGACTCCCTGCGGAACGTTATGCAATGCAAACCGGAATCCATCCGGCAATCACTACAAAAAATAATATCGACAATTTTCGTCGCCAGATCCAAATGCTTGGTCTTTCTTACGACTGGTCTCGCGAGTTGTCCACAACCGATCCGAATTATTATAAATTCACTCAGTGGATCTTTATCCAACTTTACCAATCCTGGTTTAATCCTGAACTTAAAAAAGCGGAATCCATCGAGACTCTCGTTCGAAAGTTTTCAAACAACGGTTCTACTGGCTTAGATTACAAATCTTTTAGTGCGCAAGAATGGGAGCAATTCTCCCTTGTTGAAAAAGAGAAAATCCTTTCCGATTTCAGATTGGTATATCAAGCCGAAATTCCCGTAAATTGGTGCGAGGCTCTGGGGACCGTTCTCGCAAACGAAGAAGTAGAAGAATGGGTCGAAAAGGGCTACGAAGTCGTCCGCAAACCGATGCGTCAGTATATGATGAGAATCACCGCTTATGCGGATCGGCTTTTAGAAGACCTCAAACTCGTTCAATGGCCTTCCCCCACTTTAGAGATGCAAAAGAACTGGATTGGCAAAAGTGAAGGCCTTGAAATTACATTCCCATTTAAAAAACCCCTGAAAAGCGGTTTGGATGGAATCCGAATTTTCACCACAAGGCCTGATACAATTTTCGGCGCGACTTATATGGTCGTAGCCCCCGAACATCCAATCGTTTCCGAAATCACAACTCCCGAACAAAAACAAAAAGTGGAAGAATATCAAAAAGCCTCTTCCTTAAAAAGTGATTTGGATCGAATGGAATTAACCAAAGAAAAAACCGGGGTTTTTACAGGTACGACAGTTCTCAATCCGGCGGACCCTTCCCGAGAAATTCCAGTTTGGATCAGCGACTACGTATTGTACGGATACGGAACGGGGGCGATCATGGCAGTCCCCGCCCACGACCAAAGAGACTACGAGTTTGCTAAAACGTTCGGATTAGAAATTTTTCCTGTCATCGAAGGTGAAATCACAGATGTGGCCTTTGATTCTAAAACTTCGATTTGTATCCATTCGTCTTCTTCTGAAGTTTCGATCGACGGCTTAGATTATTCTTCCGCTTCATCCAAAATTATCTCTTGGGCAGAATCCAAAAAAATCGGAAAGAAAAAAACTCAGTTCAAACTTAGAGACTGGCTCTTTGCAAGACAAAGATATTGGGGAGAACCAATCCCCTTAGTTCACTATCCGTCAGGAATCACAAAATCGATTCCTGAATCCGAACTTCCATTAGAACTTCCTAATTTAGAAGAGTTCAAACCTTCCGGCACAGGAGAATCTCCTCTTGCATTAGCAAAAGAATGGTTGCAGTACAAAGATCCGTCAACGGGAGAAATCGGAACCAGAGAAACAAACACCATGCCTCAGTGGGCCGGTTCCTGTTGGTATTACCTACGTTATATCGATCCGAAAAACGGAAAGTTCTTTTGTGATCCAGAATTGGAAAAGAAATGGATGCCCGTCGATCTTTACGTAGGTGGTTCCGAACACGCGGTATTACATCTTCTTTATTCAAGATTCTGGCATAAATTTTTATACGATATCGGAGTGGTCTCCACTCAGGAACCATTCGCCAAACTGATTCATCAGGGTTTGATTCTCGGAGAGGATAAACGCAAGATGTCCAAATCTCTCGGAAACGTGGTCAACCCGGACGATGTCATCCGAGAATACGGAGCAGACAGTCTCAGACTTTTTGAAATGTTTATGGGTCCGCTCGAAATGGTAAAACCTTGGAGCACGAGAGGCGTGGAAGGTGTATTCCGTTTTTTGAATAGAGTCTGGAGACTTTTTCATACGGGAGAAGGAGAATCATTTCGTTTGGATGAAATCGAACCGACTACTGAAGAACTCAAAATTCTCCACAAGACGATTCAAAAAGTTGGAGAAGACATTCCGAACTTTTCCTTCAACACCGCAATTTCACAATTGATGATTTTTGTGAACGAGTTCACTCCTTCGGACAGAAGACCGAAAGAAATTTTAGAGACCTTTATCCTCCTTTTAGCTCCGTTCGCCCCGCACATAGCGGAAGAACTCTGGAAACGTTCCGGCAGAAACAAATCTCTTTCCACCGAAAAATTTCCGGAAGCCGATCCGCAATATCTCATCGAATCGGAAATTTTAATCGTAGTTCAAGTCAACGGCAAGCTAAGGGACGAGTTCAAAGCCCCGAAGGACGTTTCCGAAACGGATGCGATTTCTATAGCTAAAAACCTAGATAAAATCAAAGGGATTTTAGACGGTAAAACGATCCGGAAAGAAATCTACATTCCGGGAAAATTAATCAACTTAGTGATCGGTTGA
- a CDS encoding WG repeat-containing protein, translating into MNSEKLYVLSFVKDGRPCKGAVNSKSEVIIPPNFKQIDYKSDQTELIPAGILKPNAEHALDLHWGYIDQVGEWTIKPQYQVLLAPNNNSIITKLKGEWCKLNMQGEVIEKIPVTKKVEGITPFDENDVAVAFCGDYAQLLNRQYEVIFDSKKYKVE; encoded by the coding sequence ATGAATTCAGAAAAATTATATGTTTTAAGCTTTGTTAAAGATGGCCGGCCCTGCAAAGGTGCCGTTAACTCTAAAAGTGAAGTCATAATCCCGCCAAATTTTAAACAAATCGATTATAAAAGCGATCAAACAGAACTTATCCCTGCGGGAATTTTAAAACCTAACGCTGAGCATGCTTTGGACCTACATTGGGGTTATATCGACCAAGTCGGAGAATGGACAATCAAACCGCAGTATCAGGTGTTATTAGCGCCAAACAACAATTCTATCATTACAAAACTCAAGGGAGAATGGTGTAAATTGAATATGCAAGGCGAAGTGATTGAGAAAATTCCTGTAACTAAAAAAGTTGAAGGAATAACTCCATTCGACGAAAACGACGTTGCTGTGGCTTTTTGTGGAGATTATGCTCAACTTTTAAATCGGCAATACGAGGTAATTTTTGATAGCAAAAAATATAAAGTAGAATGA
- a CDS encoding LIC10486 family protein, with protein sequence MEPSNQVNKLQEQANLMNLALESVLTEEQAVELIQGKIRDAFLLKIRIDIENRSGAVVALVSKYRSEVIEIFSLFSNSSLIRKIRSFEDSAAFALDMVEAAKSEPFDPGLSDSIGRIVYSKLTKAVLESSYANWEKNDASSLVNILENQIKTSLKVNIVRIQADVEDLSSLKFRVKNVFAGILPSVSRPVEELSIGQVPESQEKTPVQRQIEQFRKPFGRVILSKTVLAPVGGVDFDELTEGDKLYFQLPTGTMDEKAMARTLGGIDEDGNVKNVVGEFIGIATGKGEYHIFAKGPSGVLLQAFEERPVRLAKVKSKTSSSASSARVESSSGAGSLGIIIIAGVVIAVGLLVFLILK encoded by the coding sequence ATGGAACCGAGCAATCAAGTCAATAAATTACAGGAACAAGCGAATCTTATGAATCTCGCGCTTGAGTCTGTACTGACGGAAGAGCAAGCAGTAGAATTGATTCAAGGAAAAATCAGGGACGCTTTTCTTTTGAAAATTAGGATCGATATCGAAAACAGAAGTGGTGCGGTGGTCGCGTTGGTCAGCAAATATAGGAGTGAAGTTATCGAAATTTTTTCCCTGTTTTCCAACTCTTCGTTGATCCGTAAGATCCGAAGTTTCGAAGATTCTGCGGCGTTTGCGTTGGATATGGTCGAGGCCGCAAAATCGGAACCCTTTGATCCCGGACTTTCCGACAGTATCGGAAGAATCGTGTATTCCAAACTGACTAAAGCGGTATTAGAATCTTCTTATGCGAATTGGGAAAAAAACGACGCCTCCAGTTTAGTGAATATCTTAGAGAATCAAATTAAAACATCATTAAAAGTGAATATTGTTCGGATTCAGGCCGACGTGGAAGATTTGTCCAGTTTGAAATTTAGAGTAAAGAACGTATTCGCCGGAATTCTTCCTTCGGTCAGTCGGCCTGTAGAGGAACTTTCCATCGGCCAAGTTCCTGAAAGCCAAGAAAAAACTCCGGTACAAAGACAGATCGAACAATTTCGTAAACCTTTCGGAAGAGTCATCCTTTCCAAAACGGTCCTTGCTCCGGTTGGTGGAGTGGATTTCGATGAATTAACGGAAGGGGACAAACTTTACTTTCAATTACCGACCGGAACTATGGACGAAAAAGCCATGGCAAGAACCCTGGGTGGTATTGACGAAGATGGAAATGTAAAAAACGTAGTCGGGGAATTTATCGGGATTGCTACCGGAAAGGGAGAATATCATATTTTTGCAAAAGGACCTTCCGGCGTCCTGTTACAGGCGTTCGAAGAGCGTCCTGTTCGACTTGCAAAAGTAAAAAGCAAAACTTCAAGCTCGGCTTCCTCGGCTAGAGTGGAATCTTCCTCCGGAGCCGGTTCTTTGGGGATCATTATTATCGCGGGTGTGGTGATCGCTGTCGGATTGCTCGTTTTTTTGATTCTGAAATAA
- the thrC gene encoding threonine synthase: MISTLTRYKAEFECINDSCKARYDLDEIVYECKKCGSLLQVSHDLDALRTVSGQEWKDQFDSRFRSVKFPNSSGIWNKREWVLPHIEDKNIVTSGEGLTHLFTSDRLTESLGLGSFYVKQCGISHTGSFKDLGMTVLLSQVKHMIVSGVPIHAVACASSGDTSAALASYAAKAGIPAIIFLPAGKVSQAQLIQPVSNGAKVIALDTDFDGCMQIVKEVTREAGIYLANSMNSLRIEGQKTISVEIAQQLEWKVPDWVVIPGGNLGNVSALGAGFEMMFSLGLVDKLPRIVLAQAEHANPLYLSYLKNFESFEPIVAKTTLASAIQIGNPVSIQKAIKILKKFNGVVEQASESELANAAAKADLFGLYNDPHTGVALATLEKLIRKGTIAKGESVVVISTAHGLKFTEFKLQFHDGKIPRIDSTIVNSIHRIEPNVTKVIDLIRKLLSSE; encoded by the coding sequence ATGATCTCCACTCTTACCCGATACAAAGCGGAATTTGAATGTATTAACGACTCTTGCAAAGCTCGATACGACCTGGATGAGATCGTCTACGAATGTAAAAAATGCGGAAGTCTTCTCCAAGTGTCACACGACTTGGATGCTTTGAGAACCGTGTCGGGACAAGAGTGGAAAGATCAATTCGATTCCAGATTTCGTTCCGTAAAGTTTCCAAATTCTTCCGGAATCTGGAACAAAAGAGAATGGGTTCTTCCTCATATCGAAGATAAAAATATCGTAACCTCCGGAGAAGGACTCACACATCTTTTTACTTCCGATCGATTGACCGAAAGTCTCGGGCTCGGAAGTTTTTACGTAAAACAATGCGGGATCTCACACACGGGTTCATTCAAAGATCTCGGAATGACCGTCTTATTATCCCAAGTAAAACATATGATCGTATCTGGCGTTCCGATTCACGCGGTAGCTTGTGCAAGTTCCGGAGATACTTCTGCCGCGCTTGCGTCTTACGCGGCGAAGGCGGGAATACCCGCGATTATATTTTTACCTGCAGGAAAGGTATCTCAAGCGCAATTGATCCAGCCGGTATCGAACGGAGCCAAGGTAATTGCACTCGACACGGATTTTGACGGATGTATGCAGATCGTCAAAGAAGTGACAAGGGAAGCGGGAATTTATCTTGCAAACTCGATGAATTCTTTACGAATCGAAGGACAAAAAACGATTTCCGTTGAAATTGCGCAGCAATTGGAATGGAAAGTTCCAGATTGGGTCGTGATTCCGGGAGGCAATCTTGGGAACGTATCCGCGCTTGGAGCGGGATTTGAGATGATGTTTTCTTTGGGACTTGTCGATAAACTTCCTAGGATCGTTTTAGCCCAAGCAGAACATGCGAATCCGTTGTACCTTTCTTACTTAAAGAATTTTGAAAGTTTCGAACCGATTGTCGCTAAGACTACGCTTGCGTCCGCGATTCAAATTGGAAATCCGGTTTCCATCCAAAAGGCGATTAAAATTCTCAAGAAGTTTAACGGAGTCGTGGAACAGGCTAGTGAATCGGAATTGGCGAATGCGGCGGCAAAGGCAGACTTATTCGGTTTATACAATGATCCTCATACGGGAGTGGCTTTGGCGACTTTGGAAAAATTAATCCGAAAAGGGACGATCGCTAAAGGGGAGAGTGTGGTCGTGATTTCGACCGCTCACGGATTGAAATTCACCGAATTTAAACTTCAGTTCCACGACGGAAAGATTCCTCGAATAGATTCTACGATCGTGAATTCCATTCATCGAATCGAACCGAATGTGACAAAAGTTATTGATTTAATCCGGAAATTGTTGTCCTCGGAATAA
- a CDS encoding SPFH domain-containing protein — protein MALIDVIKYEGQPGEIVWKFPRNDISYFGQLVVNESQEAVFFKEGKALDVFGPGTHTLKTGNIPILEKLVNLPFGGQTPFTAEIVYVNKSVINMTWGTPAPIQIEDPKYHITLGLRAFGNYNIKVIDSKSFVNTVVGTQHRFDHDGVDKLLKPMVVTRLSDFISEVVLKNGVPITQISQHLEETSAAGKTKTQPDFQKYGLEVVDFFIQSINFDQNDPNFQKIQKVLTDKFEIDTMGNMYQQKRMLDIGEAAASNPGGSAGEGMSAGMGLGMGMNMAGMMANMMGQNQGGGAKPAGDDAATRIAKLKSLLDGGLITQEEFDTKKKDILNSI, from the coding sequence ATGGCATTGATTGATGTAATCAAATACGAAGGACAACCCGGAGAAATCGTCTGGAAATTTCCAAGAAATGATATCAGTTATTTCGGTCAGTTGGTAGTAAACGAAAGTCAGGAAGCGGTTTTTTTTAAGGAAGGAAAGGCCTTGGACGTATTCGGTCCCGGGACGCATACTTTGAAAACCGGAAACATTCCGATTTTGGAAAAATTAGTAAACTTACCGTTTGGTGGACAAACTCCGTTCACTGCCGAAATCGTTTATGTAAACAAGTCCGTGATCAACATGACTTGGGGAACTCCGGCTCCGATTCAAATCGAAGATCCAAAGTATCATATCACTTTGGGACTCCGAGCATTCGGAAATTATAATATAAAGGTGATCGACTCCAAGTCTTTTGTCAACACGGTAGTTGGAACCCAGCACCGATTCGATCACGACGGGGTTGATAAGCTTCTCAAACCGATGGTTGTGACAAGGCTCAGCGATTTTATTTCTGAAGTCGTATTAAAAAACGGGGTTCCTATCACTCAGATTTCCCAACATTTAGAAGAAACATCCGCCGCCGGTAAAACCAAAACTCAACCGGATTTTCAAAAATACGGACTTGAGGTTGTGGACTTTTTCATTCAGTCGATCAATTTCGATCAGAACGATCCTAACTTTCAAAAAATCCAGAAAGTTCTCACCGATAAGTTTGAAATTGATACGATGGGAAATATGTATCAGCAAAAAAGAATGTTGGATATTGGCGAGGCCGCAGCCAGCAATCCGGGTGGTTCCGCTGGAGAGGGGATGAGTGCGGGAATGGGGCTCGGAATGGGAATGAACATGGCAGGAATGATGGCTAACATGATGGGACAAAATCAAGGCGGCGGTGCAAAGCCTGCGGGGGATGACGCGGCGACAAGGATCGCGAAGTTGAAATCACTTCTCGATGGGGGGCTCATCACACAAGAAGAATTTGATACCAAAAAAAAGGACATTTTGAATTCTATCTAA
- a CDS encoding LIMLP_15305 family protein, giving the protein MQQETATGQNILGQFLSQTPVKSLISRYRTERGKIRSFMEKLPLYSSALKDHEFQNADSMLRKELASKVSLLKEPVRRLEEAFVTARKLELIGSSEIAVLLIDKLTNTIHSAGYGLTGLGTGFKATAEELEKLAEFDFSLFKEVEIIESKIRGLKITADSSVQEVRNVIGDVRSALDGLENAFRSRKELFSKL; this is encoded by the coding sequence ATGCAGCAGGAAACGGCCACAGGCCAAAATATACTGGGTCAATTTCTTTCACAAACACCAGTAAAATCTTTGATCTCTCGTTATCGAACAGAAAGAGGAAAGATTCGGAGTTTTATGGAAAAACTTCCTCTTTATTCGAGTGCGCTCAAAGATCACGAATTTCAAAATGCAGATTCTATGTTGAGAAAAGAGCTTGCTTCTAAGGTTTCTCTTCTTAAAGAACCGGTTCGAAGATTGGAAGAAGCTTTTGTAACCGCAAGAAAATTGGAGCTGATCGGAAGCAGTGAAATTGCGGTTTTACTGATCGATAAGCTTACCAATACGATTCATTCCGCAGGATATGGGCTGACCGGACTCGGAACGGGTTTTAAGGCGACTGCGGAAGAATTGGAAAAACTCGCGGAATTCGACTTTTCCTTATTTAAAGAGGTGGAAATAATCGAATCCAAAATCCGGGGTCTCAAGATAACCGCAGATTCTTCGGTGCAGGAAGTTCGAAATGTGATCGGTGACGTCCGTTCCGCTTTAGATGGATTGGAAAATGCATTTCGGTCTAGAAAAGAATTGTTTTCGAAACTCTGA
- a CDS encoding LA_3751/LA_3752 family putative glycosyltransferase: protein MISKLKALFLRLFQNKFFSVAAAFLFSSFLYLTIPPKYLLSADHYEKFILGKSIYLSGFRSLDVFYPGFDFDPELKFSLLQMSVVNGHKIIAFPISLGILYAFVFPFGGVYGIYFLSASLIGLALFLIGKEFEIPAWQIFLFSLLSPVVMNGYLFMDVGVGLFLFVSGIVLYQRSKKNQSFLFAAFGGMALSLSYWFRLEYLIFIGFYWACESFLLLPFKKENEDKKRFFLTSAVLIILFFGYCGFNQSFFHSPLGPRYDANYNHSEFSNLFKNFINLLFYGNLKLGVFGYSPFLFVGFLFFLSTQTRNWKNIPEKEKPLLISSILGIFVAAIVAPNDGGAESGSRYLTPGLPGLFVLTSGFFSFLRTKNFFWRIPFYVLLASSILPTWIYYKTTKGFAKNTKRIQEFILKEPEENLLIFQNGLIGGMASEGLYFQGRVFQATGVPELVALLKKFSTSKSRNPVSFEYFSYSKEYTKGMKDLKYDPNTKEGMISHLNRFASEAISEIKSIEIVDKKTFGNIEILYGIYREQ from the coding sequence ATGATCTCGAAACTGAAAGCGCTTTTCCTTCGGCTTTTTCAAAACAAATTTTTTTCCGTCGCAGCCGCGTTTTTATTTTCGAGTTTTCTATATTTGACGATTCCTCCGAAATATCTTCTTTCCGCAGATCATTATGAGAAATTCATCTTAGGAAAGTCTATCTATCTAAGCGGCTTTCGATCGTTAGACGTCTTTTATCCAGGATTCGACTTCGACCCGGAACTGAAATTCAGCCTGCTTCAGATGTCAGTCGTAAACGGCCACAAGATCATCGCCTTTCCAATTTCATTAGGAATCCTTTATGCGTTTGTTTTCCCTTTCGGGGGAGTTTACGGAATCTATTTCCTATCCGCGTCCTTGATCGGGCTCGCTTTATTTCTGATCGGAAAAGAATTCGAAATTCCGGCCTGGCAGATCTTTTTATTTTCCCTTTTGTCGCCCGTGGTGATGAACGGTTATCTGTTTATGGACGTCGGAGTCGGATTATTTCTTTTTGTGTCCGGAATCGTTCTCTATCAAAGATCCAAAAAGAATCAATCCTTTCTTTTTGCCGCTTTCGGAGGGATGGCATTGTCCCTCAGTTATTGGTTCCGTCTTGAATATCTGATCTTTATTGGATTTTATTGGGCATGCGAAAGTTTTCTTCTCCTTCCATTTAAGAAGGAGAATGAAGACAAAAAACGATTCTTTTTGACCTCGGCCGTTCTTATAATTTTATTCTTTGGATATTGCGGATTCAATCAATCGTTTTTTCATTCTCCTTTGGGACCGAGATACGATGCAAACTATAACCATTCGGAATTTTCAAATCTATTTAAGAATTTTATAAATCTCTTATTTTACGGAAATCTTAAATTAGGTGTCTTCGGGTATTCTCCCTTTTTATTTGTAGGATTTTTATTTTTTCTTTCTACCCAGACAAGGAACTGGAAAAATATTCCAGAAAAGGAAAAACCGCTTCTGATCTCTTCCATTCTGGGAATTTTCGTGGCCGCAATTGTGGCGCCCAACGACGGTGGAGCGGAATCCGGATCCCGTTATTTAACTCCGGGCCTACCCGGGCTATTCGTTCTTACATCAGGATTTTTTTCGTTTTTACGAACCAAAAATTTTTTTTGGAGAATTCCATTTTACGTTCTTCTTGCGAGCTCAATTCTTCCGACTTGGATATACTACAAAACGACAAAAGGCTTTGCAAAAAATACAAAAAGAATTCAAGAATTCATTCTCAAAGAACCCGAGGAAAATCTTTTAATTTTTCAGAACGGACTTATAGGAGGAATGGCAAGCGAAGGTTTATATTTTCAAGGAAGAGTTTTCCAAGCGACGGGAGTTCCAGAATTAGTTGCGCTTCTCAAAAAATTTTCCACATCCAAAAGTCGAAATCCTGTTTCTTTTGAATACTTCTCGTATTCGAAAGAGTACACAAAAGGAATGAAAGATTTGAAATACGATCCGAATACGAAAGAAGGAATGATCAGTCATCTAAATCGATTCGCTTCCGAGGCGATCTCCGAAATCAAATCCATCGAAATTGTAGACAAAAAAACGTTCGGGAATATAGAAATTCTCTACGGAATATACAGAGAACAATAA
- a CDS encoding LA_3751/LA_3752 family putative glycosyltransferase, with translation MTQKIKEQWAVLLLLFIVPVLHIWIGTENSYIADSALKAMQTDSLIQSGFRTEELRYPAQELDPYHEAFFLPGTGFAKEIRGKFIGQYPIAFSFVSSLFRLAGITWKWMPMLLSFFTVLSLYLLSKRKLISQRTVLLGYGATIIFALSLDFSEYSIYFLFNSLGFSWWLRHRELKKSRYLYFALIACSIPIWLRLESLLFLGSLVLSEILILGRNTRHLIKELNPFAVLFSLSPMFPFFLWNFWNYGHILGVRFIFNYGNDNVAFFDRILRFISITFVNYVDGIPKFGLFFCSSFLLLPVLYYVFFKNERNEKINFLLMVIGLNTVLVGILAPNDGITITGRYLILTIIPLLILWENWKPHASKIWKILSVTLIVFSFLISGLILKILQHSTKQERIYRDFYARSETSLWIFTDPILCGQAGSDHLSKKILCFNSETNLDRILKNLESIPSLTVFEMNEKEFRNLENKIPMILSSESRTILKEKLNLRFQKEKNPPIYKGVVATRYNRSF, from the coding sequence ATGACGCAAAAAATCAAAGAACAATGGGCCGTATTGCTTCTACTTTTTATTGTACCGGTTCTTCATATCTGGATTGGAACGGAAAACAGTTACATAGCGGATTCCGCGTTAAAAGCCATGCAAACCGACTCTTTGATCCAAAGCGGTTTTCGAACGGAAGAACTAAGATATCCCGCTCAAGAATTGGACCCTTATCATGAGGCGTTTTTTCTTCCGGGAACCGGATTTGCAAAAGAAATTCGCGGAAAATTTATCGGCCAATATCCAATTGCGTTTTCCTTTGTTTCCTCATTATTTCGATTGGCAGGGATAACTTGGAAATGGATGCCGATGTTATTGTCTTTTTTTACAGTTCTTTCCCTTTATCTTCTTTCAAAAAGGAAGCTCATAAGTCAAAGGACGGTTTTACTCGGTTACGGAGCCACGATTATTTTCGCTTTAAGTTTGGATTTCAGCGAATACTCGATTTACTTTCTTTTCAACTCTCTCGGTTTTTCTTGGTGGCTCCGCCACCGGGAATTAAAAAAGTCCCGGTATCTTTACTTTGCTTTAATCGCCTGTTCGATTCCGATTTGGTTGCGACTGGAATCGTTGCTTTTTTTAGGAAGTTTAGTACTTTCTGAAATTTTAATACTTGGACGAAATACAAGACATTTAATAAAAGAACTGAATCCTTTTGCGGTTTTATTTTCCCTTTCTCCCATGTTTCCATTTTTTCTTTGGAATTTTTGGAATTATGGACACATACTAGGAGTAAGATTTATTTTTAATTACGGGAACGACAATGTCGCATTTTTTGATAGGATTCTTCGGTTTATTTCGATCACCTTCGTAAACTACGTAGACGGAATTCCTAAGTTCGGCTTATTCTTTTGCTCTTCCTTCCTATTACTTCCGGTTCTATATTATGTTTTTTTTAAAAATGAAAGAAACGAAAAAATCAACTTCCTGCTCATGGTCATCGGCTTGAATACGGTTTTAGTTGGAATTCTAGCACCGAACGACGGCATAACGATCACAGGTAGATATCTGATACTCACCATCATTCCTTTGCTAATTCTTTGGGAAAACTGGAAACCGCATGCTTCTAAGATATGGAAAATTCTTTCAGTTACTCTAATTGTTTTTTCCTTTCTAATCTCTGGATTGATTTTAAAAATTCTACAGCATTCGACAAAACAAGAAAGAATCTATAGGGATTTTTACGCTCGGAGCGAAACCTCGCTTTGGATTTTTACGGATCCAATTCTTTGCGGTCAGGCAGGATCAGATCATCTTTCCAAGAAAATTCTATGTTTCAATTCCGAAACGAACCTTGATCGAATATTAAAAAACCTTGAATCGATTCCTTCATTGACTGTCTTTGAAATGAATGAAAAAGAATTCAGAAATCTTGAAAACAAAATACCGATGATTTTGTCATCCGAATCAAGAACGATCCTAAAGGAAAAACTGAATTTAAGATTTCAGAAAGAAAAGAATCCTCCGATTTATAAGGGAGTCGTTGCGACTCGTTACAATAGAAGCTTTTAA
- the lepB gene encoding signal peptidase I, with protein sequence MSYVFTKSFPTKEKMRKYLRILFPIFLSLFTILLIRIFLFQIYFISGYSMTPSYKEGDLILVTKLGFPARIGNWEISFVESEVNRFDVLVLDGLGEELSLKRVVGLPGDYFSFENDRILINDGPLQETFLKPGFKTIAPSLSMIPMTAVKGNVPIGDTGRIPPGYFLVLGDNRENSTDSRNYGLVPFQKLRGKVWFFL encoded by the coding sequence ATGTCTTACGTTTTTACGAAAAGTTTCCCAACGAAGGAAAAAATGAGAAAATACTTACGCATTCTTTTTCCTATATTTCTTTCTTTGTTTACGATTCTTTTGATACGGATTTTTTTATTTCAAATTTATTTCATCTCAGGTTATTCTATGACTCCCTCCTATAAGGAAGGAGATTTAATCTTAGTCACAAAATTAGGTTTTCCTGCCCGCATTGGAAATTGGGAAATTTCTTTCGTTGAAAGCGAAGTGAATCGTTTCGACGTTCTCGTTTTAGACGGACTCGGGGAAGAATTGAGTCTAAAAAGAGTCGTAGGACTTCCGGGAGATTATTTCAGTTTTGAAAACGATCGGATCCTAATCAACGATGGTCCCCTTCAAGAAACCTTCTTAAAACCAGGTTTTAAAACAATCGCCCCTTCTCTTTCTATGATTCCGATGACCGCAGTCAAAGGAAACGTTCCAATCGGGGATACGGGTAGAATTCCTCCCGGCTATTTTTTAGTGTTAGGCGATAATCGAGAAAACTCTACAGATTCAAGGAATTACGGCCTGGTTCCGTTTCAAAAATTGAGGGGAAAAGTTTGGTTTTTTCTATAA